A genomic segment from Halorubrum depositum encodes:
- a CDS encoding zinc-dependent alcohol dehydrogenase family protein → MRAAIFNGPGEIDVEERARPEIEAPTDAIVRVTHTAVCGSDLWFYRGDSDRDPGSPVGHEPMGIVEETGEAVTSVAPGDRVLAPFAISCGECEFCRKGLHTSCANGDSWGGDNGGGQGEYVRSTHADGTLVRVPDRYADDEDTLRSLLPLTDVMGTGHHAAVSAGVEAGSTVAVIGDGAVGLCGVLAARRLGAERIIAVGHHEDRLELAAEFGATETVSARGEAAVERIRELTHGGPNHVMECVGAASAMNTAIDAVRPGGTVGYVGVPYGVDDEGLDVFGMFGDNVTLAGGVAPVRAYAEELMADVLQGTLDLAPVFTETIGLDEVAEGYRMMDEREAIKVLVKP, encoded by the coding sequence ATGCGCGCCGCCATTTTCAACGGCCCCGGCGAGATCGACGTCGAGGAGCGAGCCCGGCCCGAGATCGAGGCCCCAACCGACGCTATCGTCCGCGTGACCCACACCGCGGTCTGCGGCTCCGACCTCTGGTTCTACCGCGGCGACAGCGACCGCGACCCCGGTTCGCCGGTCGGTCACGAGCCGATGGGGATCGTCGAGGAGACGGGCGAGGCGGTCACCTCGGTCGCGCCGGGCGACCGCGTGCTCGCGCCGTTCGCGATCTCCTGCGGCGAGTGCGAATTCTGCCGGAAGGGGCTCCACACCTCCTGTGCGAACGGCGACTCGTGGGGCGGCGACAACGGCGGCGGACAGGGCGAGTACGTCCGGTCGACCCACGCCGACGGGACGCTCGTGCGCGTCCCGGACCGGTACGCCGACGACGAGGACACGCTCCGGTCGCTGCTTCCCCTGACCGACGTGATGGGCACGGGCCACCACGCGGCCGTCAGCGCGGGCGTCGAGGCCGGATCGACGGTAGCTGTCATCGGCGACGGCGCTGTCGGTCTCTGCGGCGTGCTCGCGGCGCGTCGGCTCGGTGCCGAGCGGATCATCGCGGTGGGCCACCACGAGGATCGGCTGGAGCTCGCCGCGGAGTTCGGCGCCACGGAGACGGTGTCAGCGCGCGGTGAGGCCGCCGTCGAGCGGATCCGCGAGCTCACGCACGGCGGGCCGAACCACGTGATGGAGTGCGTCGGCGCCGCGAGCGCGATGAACACCGCGATCGACGCGGTCCGGCCCGGCGGCACGGTCGGCTACGTCGGCGTCCCCTACGGCGTCGACGACGAGGGACTCGACGTGTTCGGCATGTTCGGCGACAACGTCACCCTCGCCGGCGGCGTCGCCCCCGTCCGCGCGTACGCCGAGGAGCTGATGGCCGACGTGCTGCAGGGCACCCTCGACCTCGCGCCGGTGTTCACCGAGACGATCGGTCTCGACGAGGTCGCCGAAGGGTACCGGATGATGGACGAGCGCGAGGCGATCAAAGTGCTCGTAAAGCCGTAG
- a CDS encoding type II/IV secretion system ATPase subunit produces the protein MSDGPTLRIVDEPDDDPGGAVPAPVPPDDPEAWYASDVRAQYEAAPGVVATVRERDGGRFGYDVREPPLSPADEAALARVRDHFSAVRHRRPLTRVGVVERAETGFEPKYDRALDRLLDASAAARRRIDYHALRDLRLLGDVTPLALDDRIEVADVGDERELVVHTETFAPLETGIDAGADYVERVAAERLARYAVGFAGLSVDVVVYRERLLGSDAFETKYAVLEPDLLPGDEALIEECKERIWETAVDGAVDDREAFVAEHARRFLSRRLTARNTRAWLDAAAHRARSALAERGLAVPPVDSRYARDRLDDLAYYVLRDFVGEGILTVPIRDPNLEDVEANRVGERVKVVPRASVLRGPDGKDDGPVGSEPDRDGPTPDAGARVPTNLAFEDETTFVNVVTGLAARDGTELNASTPSAKVNLDVDGVDETVRCAVALPVISADGPHVSIRKQSADALTPVDLVDRGTLSTELVTLLWLLYEHRGVVLFAGPTGVGKTTLLNAHTPFIPFDDRPVSIDEGSREVRLPHETGVSLTTREHEEPYKAVSMSELMTEANYLNPDVEVIAEINTPASFETFAETLNTGHGVIGTTHAEDVEALVNRVVERGLPPYLLREIDLVVFPRQVGGERYVSRAVEPLSAEEYEALDSEAKRSPTGNPKGGGAGIVDKGGEAVHYNTLAWRDADGEFRFPGAPEADAAAAPGDGPRLRAFDLIADRTDREVDAVRSEFLAKHRYVEYLVREGVDDVDALFEFLADLRTDEAATVERAARTMDRSADETDRTDGRGRP, from the coding sequence GTGAGCGACGGCCCGACGCTCCGCATCGTCGACGAGCCGGACGACGACCCCGGCGGTGCGGTGCCCGCCCCGGTCCCGCCGGACGATCCCGAGGCGTGGTACGCGTCCGACGTCCGCGCGCAGTACGAGGCCGCGCCGGGCGTCGTCGCCACGGTCCGCGAGCGCGACGGCGGCCGGTTCGGGTACGACGTGCGCGAGCCGCCGCTTTCGCCCGCCGACGAGGCGGCGTTAGCGCGCGTCCGCGACCACTTCTCCGCGGTCCGGCACCGCCGCCCGCTCACCCGGGTCGGGGTCGTCGAGCGGGCCGAGACGGGGTTCGAGCCGAAGTACGACCGCGCGCTTGACCGCCTGCTCGACGCGAGCGCCGCCGCGCGCCGCCGGATCGACTACCACGCGCTGCGGGACCTCCGCCTGCTCGGCGACGTGACGCCGCTGGCCTTAGACGACCGGATCGAGGTTGCCGACGTGGGCGACGAGCGGGAACTCGTCGTCCACACCGAGACGTTCGCGCCCTTAGAAACCGGAATCGACGCCGGCGCCGACTACGTCGAACGGGTCGCCGCCGAGCGGCTCGCGAGGTACGCGGTCGGCTTCGCCGGCCTCTCGGTCGACGTTGTCGTCTACCGCGAGCGGCTGCTCGGCTCCGACGCGTTCGAGACGAAGTACGCCGTCCTCGAACCGGACCTCCTCCCCGGCGACGAGGCGCTGATCGAGGAGTGCAAAGAGCGCATCTGGGAGACGGCCGTCGACGGCGCCGTCGACGACCGCGAGGCGTTCGTCGCCGAGCACGCCCGGCGGTTCCTCTCGCGGCGGCTCACCGCGCGCAACACCCGAGCGTGGCTCGACGCGGCCGCCCACCGCGCCCGATCGGCGCTGGCCGAGCGCGGGCTCGCCGTGCCGCCGGTCGACTCCCGGTACGCCCGCGACCGCCTCGACGACCTGGCGTACTACGTGCTCCGCGACTTCGTCGGCGAGGGGATCCTCACGGTGCCGATCCGGGACCCGAACCTGGAGGACGTCGAGGCCAACCGCGTCGGCGAGCGCGTGAAGGTCGTCCCGCGCGCCTCGGTCCTCCGGGGGCCGGACGGCAAGGACGACGGTCCCGTGGGGAGCGAACCCGATCGCGACGGCCCGACCCCCGACGCCGGTGCGCGGGTCCCAACCAACCTCGCGTTCGAGGACGAGACGACGTTCGTCAACGTCGTCACGGGACTGGCGGCGCGGGACGGCACCGAGCTCAACGCGTCCACCCCGTCGGCGAAGGTGAACCTCGACGTCGACGGGGTCGACGAGACGGTCCGGTGCGCGGTGGCGCTGCCCGTCATCTCCGCCGACGGGCCCCACGTCTCGATCCGGAAACAGAGCGCGGACGCCCTAACTCCCGTCGATCTGGTCGATCGGGGAACCCTCTCGACCGAGCTCGTCACGCTGCTGTGGCTGCTGTACGAGCACCGCGGCGTCGTCCTCTTCGCGGGGCCGACCGGCGTGGGGAAGACGACGCTCCTCAACGCGCACACTCCCTTCATCCCCTTCGACGACCGCCCGGTATCGATCGACGAGGGGTCACGCGAGGTCCGGCTTCCGCACGAGACCGGGGTGTCGCTCACGACCCGCGAGCACGAGGAGCCGTACAAGGCGGTGAGCATGTCGGAGCTGATGACCGAAGCGAATTACCTCAACCCCGACGTCGAGGTGATCGCCGAGATCAACACGCCCGCGAGCTTCGAGACGTTCGCGGAGACGCTCAACACCGGCCACGGCGTGATCGGAACCACCCACGCCGAGGACGTCGAGGCGCTGGTGAACCGCGTGGTCGAGCGGGGGCTCCCGCCGTACCTGCTCCGCGAGATCGACCTCGTCGTCTTCCCGCGGCAGGTCGGCGGCGAGCGGTACGTCTCGCGGGCGGTCGAACCCCTCTCCGCCGAGGAGTACGAGGCGCTCGACTCGGAGGCGAAGCGGAGCCCGACCGGGAACCCGAAAGGCGGCGGCGCCGGCATCGTCGACAAGGGCGGGGAGGCGGTGCACTACAACACGCTCGCGTGGCGCGACGCCGACGGCGAGTTCCGGTTCCCGGGCGCGCCCGAGGCCGACGCGGCGGCCGCGCCGGGCGACGGGCCGCGCCTCCGGGCGTTCGACCTGATCGCGGACCGGACCGACCGCGAGGTCGACGCCGTGCGGTCGGAGTTCCTCGCCAAGCACCGGTACGTCGAGTACCTCGTCCGGGAGGGGGTCGACGACGTCGACGCGTTGTTCGAGTTCCTCGCGGACCTCCGGACCGACGAGGCCGCGACCGTCGAGCGCGCGGCGCGGACGATGGACCGGTCTGCCGACGAGACCGATAGAACGGACGGGCGAGGGCGACCGTGA
- a CDS encoding PKD domain-containing protein, whose product MNVKHALGLAAVAIAVVALVASGAAVGGVAGQDGPPATPAAYYGQVTLTDGGDPIDGVTVEAVVDGEVRDSIETDADGSFGGSGAFDEKLTVEGPVDGDVTFRVADADAGTAAWESGANEEVALELDEAPAPDDGSDSSDDDPGDGSGSTGDGAPGGGGSGGAPGGDGGVDTPDAPGDTDAPDDEPTDEPSVEVPEGATAVAGETATVEAGPDGTSSVAFAGETGVEGIEFDGAVEGDVSVTELDAAPESTGQPPGAGVSTVEISVPEAARNSPATIRTRIGADRLEAAGADAEDLRLSRHSEGEWQALETSVVERDGDDVVLAAETPGFSVFAVSAVSQPEAAITVDAGESGEAAPGETVTLSGVGSSDEYGEIVAYDWDVDGETAAGSVTETTFSESGEYDVELMVTNDAGETDSTTATVTVESAGASGPAGASPVEELGLFSPRTLGAVVGALVLALLVVATVRRADR is encoded by the coding sequence ATGAACGTCAAACACGCGCTCGGTCTGGCCGCGGTGGCGATCGCCGTCGTGGCGCTCGTCGCCAGCGGCGCGGCCGTGGGCGGGGTCGCCGGGCAGGACGGCCCGCCGGCAACGCCAGCGGCGTACTACGGACAGGTGACGCTGACCGACGGCGGTGACCCGATCGACGGCGTCACCGTCGAGGCGGTCGTCGACGGCGAGGTCCGCGACAGCATCGAGACCGACGCCGACGGCTCGTTCGGCGGCTCGGGCGCGTTCGACGAGAAGCTCACCGTCGAGGGGCCGGTCGACGGCGACGTGACGTTCCGGGTCGCCGACGCCGACGCCGGCACCGCCGCGTGGGAGTCCGGCGCGAACGAGGAGGTCGCCCTCGAACTGGACGAGGCGCCGGCGCCGGACGACGGAAGCGATTCGAGCGACGACGACCCGGGCGACGGTTCCGGATCCACCGGTGACGGTGCTCCCGGTGGTGGCGGTAGCGGTGGCGCCCCCGGCGGCGACGGCGGGGTCGACACGCCAGACGCGCCGGGCGACACCGACGCACCCGACGACGAACCGACCGACGAGCCGTCGGTCGAGGTGCCGGAAGGCGCCACCGCGGTCGCGGGCGAAACCGCGACCGTCGAGGCGGGCCCCGACGGAACGTCGAGCGTCGCATTCGCCGGCGAGACCGGGGTCGAGGGCATCGAGTTCGACGGCGCCGTCGAGGGCGACGTGAGCGTCACCGAACTCGACGCGGCCCCCGAATCGACCGGGCAACCGCCCGGCGCCGGGGTCTCGACGGTCGAGATCTCGGTCCCAGAAGCGGCTCGGAACTCGCCGGCCACGATCCGGACGCGGATCGGTGCCGACCGGCTCGAAGCGGCCGGCGCCGACGCGGAGGACCTCCGGCTCTCGCGCCACTCGGAGGGCGAGTGGCAGGCGCTGGAGACGTCGGTCGTCGAGCGCGACGGCGACGACGTGGTGTTGGCGGCCGAGACGCCCGGATTCTCCGTCTTCGCGGTGTCGGCCGTGAGTCAGCCGGAGGCGGCGATCACGGTCGACGCCGGCGAGTCCGGCGAGGCCGCGCCCGGTGAGACAGTCACGCTCTCGGGCGTGGGCTCCTCCGACGAGTACGGCGAGATCGTCGCCTACGACTGGGACGTCGACGGCGAGACGGCCGCCGGGAGCGTCACGGAGACGACGTTCTCGGAGTCCGGCGAGTACGACGTCGAACTCATGGTCACCAACGACGCCGGCGAGACCGACTCGACGACGGCGACCGTAACGGTCGAGTCGGCCGGAGCGTCCGGGCCGGCCGGAGCGTCCCCGGTCGAGGAGCTCGGCCTCTTCTCGCCGCGGACGCTCGGCGCGGTGGTCGGGGCGCTCGTGCTCGCGCTGCTCGTCGTCGCCACGGTCCGGCGCGCGGACCGCTGA